The DNA sequence TTGAATCTAATTCCTCAAGAAGAAAACAAGCAACAAATACAAGTAACGTTAAAACCTGTTGTAGCCATTGCTCCTGTCATTGATAGCACCGAAGAAGATAGTTTTTGGAGCCTATCCGATGAATTCACTTATTGCATTACCCATCAGCTTGCGCAAAAAAATCACCTTTCTTTAATAAATCTTGATAAAACCCGTACAACTACTCAACAACCCGTCTTAAACCAAAATCCTTTTGGACAAGACATTAGCTGGCTTAAAAAGGCATTTTCTCATCATGGATTTATCGTGTTTCTCGAACTTGTGGAACACAACGAAATGGTAAGGCAAGATGATAAACAAACTATTGATTCTAAAAAGTGCTCTGCTGAACTTTTAATGACTATGCGAGTACGTATTTTGGATTTGCGAAAAAATGAGCCTAAAGTAGTTTTACAAGAACTAGTACATGAATCTCATTTCATTCCTAGACCCTTTACACGTAGTAATTTCCAACAAGAAAAATGGGGTCATGAAATGTTTACCATTTCTCCTATGGGTCTTGCACATTCACAATTTATCAAACACATCTGCAATCGTCTTGAAGATTATATTCTTATAGCATCTCATAACGATTAAAAGGACTCTTAATGTTAACTTCTTCTATAAGCAGCGACTATTTGACAACGATCCTGTTATTTGGAATCCTTGGGTTATTTACTCTATTTACTGCCAAGTCACGTGGATTTTTTCATGATCGATCTTGTGCAAATGTTCCTTTTTCTTTAGCTCAACTTCTAAGTGTCTTTGTCATCTATTTATGCATGACCCTCTTAGGGCTGCCTATTTTAATTACTTTATCTAAGCTGATCTACCAGATAATAGAGCCAGAGAATCCTCTTCCTGTATTTATATTAAGCTGGCTACAACTTTTTATCATAACAGTTACTTTCTTCTTAATTCGAGCTGTTTTATCTAGCCACAATAGAACTATTTGGAAGCATATTTGGAAAAAACCAAACTGTAATCAATCTTTAGCACAAGATATAGGAATGGGTATATTAACATGGCTAATCAGCTTTCCCGTTGTTATTGCAGTAGGTCAGTTGTTTGACTTTATCCTTTATCTTTTTTCTCACTTAGAAACCTATGAACAAGTAGCTGTTCGATATCTTAAAAAATCTATCTATTCCTCTTCTCAACTCATACCTGCTTTAATTATGATCACGCTTGCTGCACCAATTATTGAAGAGCTGCTTTTTCGAGGATGTTTGCAGTCTTATTTAAAAAGATATACAAAAAAAAGCTTGGCAATTGTCTTTTCTTCTCTTTGTTTTTCTGCCTTTCATTTCTCATTTAGCCAAGGAATTGGTAATGTTTCTTTGCTGCTCTCTTTATTTGTGTTTGCTCTTTTCTTGGGATTTATCTATGAACGTCAAGGTTCTTTATTTGCATCGATTAGTCTACATATGACTTTAAACATAGTAAGTGTAGCCCGTATCCTTCTATCTCCCATGGAATAAAAAAAATATTATCGATTTAAAGGAACAAAGTATGATATGTACCAAAAAAGAAAGAGAGGATCGAGAAAAAATGGCAACTACTCGCCGTGATGTTCAGAGCTTTGGTATTTCTGATATAGGACTTTCACGCGCCAATAATGAAGATGCATGGAAAGAAATTCCAGAAAAGCGTTTTTATGCTTTAGCAGATGGTATGGGTGGTCATAATGCAGGTGAAGTAGCCTCTTATACCGCAGTAGAGAGCATTTGCTCCTCTATTCAAGAACTACCTAGTATAGAATCTATTCAAGAACTTTTGAAGCATATGAAAAAAGCTGTCCACCAAGCGAATAAAACAGTCTTACAAAAAGCAAAGCAAGCTAAAGAGTATAAAGGAATGGGAACTACTCTTTGTTGTTTTATGTTATTTGATGACTATTTGGTCTATGCTCACGTAGGAGATAGTCGGTTATATCGCATACGTAGCCGCATTGAGCAATTAACCAAAGATCATAAAATGCGTCATATTCAATGGGGACGACCATCTGATAGCTCTAAACACACTCGCCCTTTATTATTCCGCAATGTAATTACACGTGCCATTGGAACTCATATAGAAGTAGAACCAGATGTAGGAAGTTATAGTGTACAACCAGGTGATATCTATCTTTTATGCAGTGATGGTCTCTCTAATTTAGTCAATGATGAAGTTATACATAGCATCTTAAAACTCCCTTGTTCTTTAGAGATAAGAGGAAACCATCTATTGCAAAAAGCTTTAAAAAATGGAGGACACGACAATATTACTTTATTGTTAGTAAATATTCTATGATTAGCACCGCTATTTACTTAGACAATAACGCAACTACTCCAATTGCACAAGAATCTTTAGATGCTCTTATTCAAGAGTGCGCAGAACCTGTAGGAAACCCTTCCTCTATCCACTGCTTTGGACAAGCAGCTAAAAAAAGATTACAAAGCTATAGAGATATCATTGCTAACTATCTCACAGTTCCATCTGATCAGATTATCTTTACATCAGGTGGCACAGAATCCATGAATCTTTTGATCTATGGCATGTTAGAAAATAGGCTAAATGCACACGTCATTACTTCTGATGTAGAACACGCTTGTATTTATAACAATTTGACTATGTTGCAAAAAAGAGGCACTCACGTGTCTTTTTTGCAAGCTGGATTACATGGCGCTGTTCATCCAGATCAAATTGAAAAAGCAATCCTTCCTTCAACACGCATGATTATCCTCTCAGCTGTAAATAGTGAAACAGGAGTAAAAACCGATATAGAGGCAATTGCTCAAATAGCAAAAAAAAGCGACATTGCTTTCATCGTTGATGCAGTAGCTCTTCTAGGAAAAGAAAAATTTTCTATTCCCAGTGGCGTTTCTGCTATGGGATTTTCTGGACATAAATTGCATGCTCCTAAGGGAGTAGGTTGTATTTTTATACGTCCAGAATTAGCCTTATACCCTTTTATTACAGGAGGGGGTCAAGAATTCAATCGACGCTCTGGCACACAAAACCTAGGTGGGATTGCCGCAATGGCCGCTGCTGTAGAATGCCTATATGAGCATCTACCCTCTGCTACAGAAAAAATGGCTACATTAAGAGATCGATTAGAGGCTTATCTTATAGAACAAGCAGCTCCTGTTATCATTAATGGCTCTGGGAAAAGGATCTGCAATACAAGCAACCTTTGCTTTCCTGACGTTCAAGGAGAAGATCTGATTATTGCACTGGATATGAAGGGTATTGCAATAAGTCATGGATCTGCTTGTTCATCTGGAGCTCTAGAGCCTTCTCGTATTCTTGTAAATATGGGGATTTCTCATCCATTTGCTCGATCTTCTATTCGGATTTCCTTGTCTCGTATGACTACAGAGGAAGAGATCAAATCAGCAAGCTTACTCATTGCTAAAACAATTAAAGATCTTCGTTCTTAATGGTTGATTTTTCTTCTTTTAGTGGAAAGAAGAACTTATCTTAGAAATTGACGACATTAACTCCAGCTAAAACACATTTTTGTAAACTTTCTATTTGCTCTTTAGATAAGTCAGCCGATTGAGCAATCATATCTATTGCTACTCCATTCTGTAATAGACGTTTTGCTAATTCAATTTTACCTTTTTTCATACCTATTACTTCACCCTCAATTCTACCTTTCTTAACTCCTCTAGCTTCTCCTACATTCATTTTATGTTCTAAAATAGCCATGTTATCCATGATAACACGATTCATATCTTCGTAATCTCTGAGTTCATTCTCATCCCAATGAAATTGGTTAAGAGCGGTGTATGCTTTTTTAATAATGCTGTCATTTCCTATAATCTTTTGTAGATATGATTTTTCTTAAAAGAACAAAGGATGTCATTTAAAAAATGGATGAGGATATCTTTATTTTTTTCTGAACCAAAGATCTTCTTAAAAGCGATATCGTTTTTTGGGTCTAAATATCTAGAAAATGCCATACCTTAAGTCTCATTTAATGAGCCGATGTATCTATTATACAATGAACTCGTTTTAGCAATCTAGATCGTTATGAAGTTTAAGCTTCTCACAATAGGTGATTTTTCAACATTATACGAATTAAAAGCGTTTGCTATACTACTTCTATAGATCTACTAGGAATGCAGACTAGGAAATGGTTTTTACCAATACGGTTTTAATGGCTAAAAAGGAAATCTCGTCTACAGTCAACTCAAAGCGATCAATCCGCACGCTGTCCCCTGGAGAAGGGTTATGATTTAGAGCTTTCACCACTATTTCTCCTAAAGTTTCTGCATTCTGATAGGAAAGATGTACGCCAAACTGTTTATTAAATTCATCAAGGCGCATTTGAGCAGGAAAACTGCGGTCTAAAACCACATGAAAAGCATTAGGCAAAATATCAGAAAAAGATTCCCAGATAGAAGATTTTCCAAAAATTTCATGTACAATGGAATCCAAGGTTAAAACTCCTTTAGCTAAGCCTTTACGATCTAATACAATAGCTAAGCTCTGATTATTATGACGAAATTGCTTTAAAATATCTAAAACCGAGGTTGTTTGAGCAATAAACCAAGGAGATCTTGCATAATCTTTTATTCGTTTATTCTCAGGAATGCGAAGCAAATCTCTTAAGTAAGCAACTGCAATAATATTTTGTGGATGACGGTGATAAATGGGTACAAAGACTATTTGTTTACCTTCTATAAAACGACGCAGCTCTTTTATCGTACAAAAAGCTGGAACAAGTGGTATTTGAGTTAAAGGCTGAGTGATATCCTTAGCTATTTTTGCTTTTAAAGAAAAAATGTTTGCTACAATTGTATTTAATTCTTGCTTATTGGTGTGATCTGAAGGAGGGCTTTGTCTCTCTTCAATAGCATTTTGCAACTCTTCACGAGAAAGATAAGCCGTAGAAGAGATAGGGTTTCCTATTAAATAATTAATCCACCTACAAAACAGATCTAAAATAAAGATGATAGGACGTAATAATAAAGAAAAAAAGTACAAAAAAGGCACCCCAAATAATCCCATACACTCTGCATAACGTCTACCTAAAGACATGGGGGTAATCTCTGCAAAAATTAAAACAAGCATGATTTGCGATAGAGGAGCAAAATCAGGATTTAAGCCAATAGCATCATAAAAACGACGAGAGCATTCTGAACCAAAAAATAAAGCGGTATTTACTCCAATAAGTGTTGCTCCAAATAAAAGAGCAGGATGATTTAACAAATAATTTAACCAAAGAGCACTTTTTTTCTTTTTACTAACATAGTATTGCAAGCGCACTTTATTAAAAGAAACACAAGCCATTTCCGTCATAGAAAAAAATCCTTGTACAACTAGACAAAGAAGAGTAAGAAAGAAAAAAAACTTCCAAGATTGCATCAAGAGCTTCCTTTTGAAGAAGATACCTTTAGTTGTCTTACATATATGCGACGCACACGTTTATGATCTGAGGCTAATACATGAAATAAAAAACCATGCGCCGTGTGTTTAAATCCTGCTTTAGGAATGTCTCCTATTTGCTCTGTTAACCAACCGCCCAAAGTAATCATGTTATTTATACTTGGTAGAGCTATCCCAAAGATCTTTTCAAATTCAGAGAGTTCTAGTTTGCCACTTGCAATGATAATGCCTTTACCAGATGAAGTATAATCAGCTTTTTCATCTCTTGCATCTGCAATCTCTCCAACAACTGTTTCTACCAAATCTTCCAAAGCAATTAAACCTGATACAGATCCATACTCATCGACTACTAAAGCTAAAAATTCTTGTCTATCAAGCATTTGTCTTAAAAGCATAGGAGCTGATGTCATTTCAGGGACAAAAAAGGGTTTTTGTAAAATAGCTATCATATCTTTTGGTTGATGTAGTTTTTCTTTGTGAAGAAAATAGATTTGGCTAGTCATAATGCCGATTACAGAATCAAGATTCTTTTGACAAACAGGAACTCGAGAACATTGTTGATCCACAAATATACGTACAAGTTTTGTTAAGGGCTCTTCCAAATCAAAGAATAGAATGTCAGCTCTAGGTCTCATCAATTCTTTGACTTGGGATTCACTTAATTGCAAATAACCTTGTATAAGTTCTGTTTCTTCTTCATTTAGCACTCCTAACCGATGAGATGCCTTTAAAGCATGTTCTAATTCATCAACTGAGATATCAGACTCTTTTTTCAAGAAAAAAAATAATAATCTCATGAGAAATTGTGTAATAGCTACTAAAATTTTTCTAATAGGTAAAAAAAACTTTTGTAATCGATAAATATAAGGAGCCACTCGGTAGGAAATCGCATCATTATTGGCAAGACCAATCGATTTAGGAATCATTTCACCAAATATCAAGGTTAACACAAGAGGTAGGCCAATATGTAAAATCCACGCAGAAAAAGCGCCAAATAAACTAGATATGACATTCTGGAATAAAATATTGGTAATTACATTCAATACCAGAATCGTAATGATTAAATCACGAGGAGAAGAGAGCAAGTGAGCAACCAATTGTTTACGTTGATCTGCATCTGCTCTAAAAACTTTGACTTTCATTGAAGATAAAGAAAATAATGCTACTTCTGAACAGGAAAAAAAAGCAGAGGATAGAAGAAGCAATACTAGTAAAAAAGTAGCAAAGGCTAATCCCAAAGAATCACTCATCTTTCGTAAAGTAGACTTTTAATTGCCCCTCAGGAACTAGCCCTAAACCTTTCATCAAGGTTAATTCAATCCATGCTGGATCTTTTTGAGAGTTAATTTGTAGCTTTAAGTCTTCTTTTTCTTCTAATAAAAATTGTTTTTCAGATTGAAGAGCGTATAATTGAGACTTTAGCACTTCTAATACCTGCTTCTTTTTTTTTATAGCATGTAAATACATAAAACAACAGCACAGCATACACAATAGTACCCATCCATATTGAAAAAAAGCATTTTTTCTAAGGATAGGTTTATGGGTTTTATTCTTAATCTGCTTGGTTGATTGCATATACTAGCAAAAGCCCTCTAAAATTTAATACTTAGAGTATCTGTTCTTTTTTTTCTACTTTAAGCCACGGGCAAAGTAATCCCTTCCTGCTTCATATATTTCCCATCTCGATCTCTATAAGAGACTAAGCACTCTTCTGAGCTTTGATAAAATAAAACTTGTGCTAATCCCTCATTTGCATAGATTTTAGCAGGAAGAGGAGTAGTGTTAGAAATCTCTAGAGTCACATATCCTTCCCATTCAGGTTCAAAAGGTGTTACATTGACAATAATACCACAGCGAGCATAAGTAGACTTGCCCACACAAACCGCAAGCACGTTT is a window from the Candidatus Rhabdochlamydia porcellionis genome containing:
- a CDS encoding CT253 family lipoprotein; the protein is MPRALFFALFLVTGCNLNLIPQEENKQQIQVTLKPVVAIAPVIDSTEEDSFWSLSDEFTYCITHQLAQKNHLSLINLDKTRTTTQQPVLNQNPFGQDISWLKKAFSHHGFIVFLELVEHNEMVRQDDKQTIDSKKCSAELLMTMRVRILDLRKNEPKVVLQELVHESHFIPRPFTRSNFQQEKWGHEMFTISPMGLAHSQFIKHICNRLEDYILIASHND
- a CDS encoding CPBP family intramembrane glutamic endopeptidase, which encodes MLTSSISSDYLTTILLFGILGLFTLFTAKSRGFFHDRSCANVPFSLAQLLSVFVIYLCMTLLGLPILITLSKLIYQIIEPENPLPVFILSWLQLFIITVTFFLIRAVLSSHNRTIWKHIWKKPNCNQSLAQDIGMGILTWLISFPVVIAVGQLFDFILYLFSHLETYEQVAVRYLKKSIYSSSQLIPALIMITLAAPIIEELLFRGCLQSYLKRYTKKSLAIVFSSLCFSAFHFSFSQGIGNVSLLLSLFVFALFLGFIYERQGSLFASISLHMTLNIVSVARILLSPME
- a CDS encoding protein phosphatase 2C domain-containing protein; the encoded protein is MICTKKEREDREKMATTRRDVQSFGISDIGLSRANNEDAWKEIPEKRFYALADGMGGHNAGEVASYTAVESICSSIQELPSIESIQELLKHMKKAVHQANKTVLQKAKQAKEYKGMGTTLCCFMLFDDYLVYAHVGDSRLYRIRSRIEQLTKDHKMRHIQWGRPSDSSKHTRPLLFRNVITRAIGTHIEVEPDVGSYSVQPGDIYLLCSDGLSNLVNDEVIHSILKLPCSLEIRGNHLLQKALKNGGHDNITLLLVNIL
- a CDS encoding cysteine desulfurase family protein encodes the protein MISTAIYLDNNATTPIAQESLDALIQECAEPVGNPSSIHCFGQAAKKRLQSYRDIIANYLTVPSDQIIFTSGGTESMNLLIYGMLENRLNAHVITSDVEHACIYNNLTMLQKRGTHVSFLQAGLHGAVHPDQIEKAILPSTRMIILSAVNSETGVKTDIEAIAQIAKKSDIAFIVDAVALLGKEKFSIPSGVSAMGFSGHKLHAPKGVGCIFIRPELALYPFITGGGQEFNRRSGTQNLGGIAAMAAAVECLYEHLPSATEKMATLRDRLEAYLIEQAAPVIINGSGKRICNTSNLCFPDVQGEDLIIALDMKGIAISHGSACSSGALEPSRILVNMGISHPFARSSIRISLSRMTTEEEIKSASLLIAKTIKDLRS
- a CDS encoding hemolysin family protein produces the protein MQSWKFFFFLTLLCLVVQGFFSMTEMACVSFNKVRLQYYVSKKKKSALWLNYLLNHPALLFGATLIGVNTALFFGSECSRRFYDAIGLNPDFAPLSQIMLVLIFAEITPMSLGRRYAECMGLFGVPFLYFFSLLLRPIIFILDLFCRWINYLIGNPISSTAYLSREELQNAIEERQSPPSDHTNKQELNTIVANIFSLKAKIAKDITQPLTQIPLVPAFCTIKELRRFIEGKQIVFVPIYHRHPQNIIAVAYLRDLLRIPENKRIKDYARSPWFIAQTTSVLDILKQFRHNNQSLAIVLDRKGLAKGVLTLDSIVHEIFGKSSIWESFSDILPNAFHVVLDRSFPAQMRLDEFNKQFGVHLSYQNAETLGEIVVKALNHNPSPGDSVRIDRFELTVDEISFLAIKTVLVKTIS
- a CDS encoding hemolysin family protein yields the protein MSDSLGLAFATFLLVLLLLSSAFFSCSEVALFSLSSMKVKVFRADADQRKQLVAHLLSSPRDLIITILVLNVITNILFQNVISSLFGAFSAWILHIGLPLVLTLIFGEMIPKSIGLANNDAISYRVAPYIYRLQKFFLPIRKILVAITQFLMRLLFFFLKKESDISVDELEHALKASHRLGVLNEEETELIQGYLQLSESQVKELMRPRADILFFDLEEPLTKLVRIFVDQQCSRVPVCQKNLDSVIGIMTSQIYFLHKEKLHQPKDMIAILQKPFFVPEMTSAPMLLRQMLDRQEFLALVVDEYGSVSGLIALEDLVETVVGEIADARDEKADYTSSGKGIIIASGKLELSEFEKIFGIALPSINNMITLGGWLTEQIGDIPKAGFKHTAHGFLFHVLASDHKRVRRIYVRQLKVSSSKGSS